AACGGGAGCGAGCtcggccggggcggcgggggctgtCGCGACAGGAGTGAGGGTGGTGGGGTGCGCAGCCTGACGGGACTGTCGTGACAGGAGCGAGGGTACCGGGCTGCGTGGCCCAGCAAGGCTGTCGCGACAGGAGTAAGGGTGGCGGAGTGGCGGGGTGTGGTGCCCAGCGAGGCTGTCACGACAGGAGCAAGGGTGCTGGGGTGCGCAGCCCGGCGGGACTGTCGTGACAGGAGCGAGGGTGCCGGGCTGCGTGGCCCAGCAAGGCCGTCGAGACAGGAGTGAGGGTGGCAGGGtggaggggtggtggtgtgcaGTGCCCAATGAGGCTGTCGCGACAGGAGTGAGGGTGGGGGAGTGCGGGGTGTAGTGCCCAACGAGGCTGCCGCGACAGGAGTGAGGGCGCTGGGGTGCGCAGTCTGGCAGGATTATCACGACAGGAGTGAGGATGGCCATGCATGCATCCCTGCACGGCTGTCGCAACAGGAGTGGGGTCCCCGTTGCTGTCAGTGTGCATGGTCTCATGGGGCTGTCGTGATAGGAGTGGGGTCTCTGGGGCCAGCCACGAGCCTGGCAGGGATCTATTGCGACAGTAGCAGGGGGCATCGAGGTGCTCCGCCAGGCTGTGGCAACAGGAGTCATTGCCCCCACAGCTGGCCACGTGCTGAGGCCGTCCAGTCGTGCCTGTCACGACAGGAGCTCCTGCCCCCTCGGGTGCCGCGTTactgcacagccccaggccGGCAACCGCAGGGCGATGGAGGCGGACGGAGCCCTCGACCTGGGTGCGCTGCACGAGGAGCTGCAGGCGGCACTGGCGGCCGATGAGAAGCACGCGAGGGAGAACAGCGCCAAGTTCCGCGCCGTGCGCCAGCGGGTCGCCTCCTACGAGGAGTTCAGGTCCGGCCGAGGGCTGGCCCCGCACATGGCCATCCCCAGGACACCTTGAGGGAGGATTCGAATCGTTCCGTACCCCATGGAGATTCATTAGCACCGTCAGCTGCGGTCCCTGGCCTTGGTACCAAGAGGGTCGTGTCATGTCTCTCTCTGTACCACAGAGGCTCCCCTTGGTGCCTGGTGCTCTGGACACGGCGCTGacgcagcccccggggggcgATGGTGAATTTTTAGACCTCTTGCAATACAGATGTAAACTCACCACATGCTGATGGGGTCACCCAGCTGCTTCTGAGCTCACACCTTGTTCCAAAGGGCTCCAAAAGGCACCCTTCGCTCCCGAGCTCCCTGTATGCGCTTTATGCCCTGGGTGGCTATGAGCATGGCTTGACGGTGCAGTAAACCTGGCTTCAGGGTTCCCAGGGTGCTTGAAAACTCTGTGGCCCCCGTGACACAAAGCGCTGATCTGACAGAACTGGTCTTGTTTAAAGTTGGCTGAAAAAATTGGCAGCTTAACTTCTGCCTGCTAAGATCTCAGCTGTCCCAGCCTAGAAGTCTCTTGCCGACTCGCTGTCACCAGCGTTGTGCCGAGTCCAAGGCACTGGTCTGTGGAAAACCAGCTACCCAAAGGCGTTGGGTTTACCCCGCTGCGATGCTTTCCCTGGTGCAGCGCAGCCCCTGGCAGCCCCTCCTGACCTCCTGTTCTCCCCTCCCGCTTCTCCAGCCCCAGTCGGTGGTGGTGTGGAAGGACAGGGCAGTGCGCATCCCCATGCACCCAGCTCGGCGCGTTCTTGCTCCCAAACCCATCATCGCCCTGTCCGAGGCAGTTTGGGAACAGATTTATGATCCGGGGATGCTCCCTGGAGGAGCAGTGCTCCTAATGCCCTCCTTGCACAAGTCCCCATCCCTTGACATATGCAGAAAGATCTGCAGACAGATCCAGGGCTCTGACCAGGCTTATCCAGGAGTGGAGCAAATTGCATTCACAGCCTCATCCTGCTGGAATTTGGTCATGCTATCGGATCTGTGAAAGcgaaaaagtttaaaatggcatttatggcattttttcctgttgctttctcCCCAGTCCCTGTAAAAGGATTCCCTGCTGCAGTTTTGTCAGCGTAGCTGCTAGAGCACGATCAAAGATCACACTCCTGCTCAGTACAGAAAATCTGCAATGCAACTGTAGCGTTAGCAGCTAGAAGCCATCCGAGGGAGGCggcagagcagctcctcacTGTGGGTGCAGCATCTTCACCAGCGAAGGCTGCCAGTGTAGCAGCAGGGACCTGGACCCCTTCAAAGATCGCAGCTGGTTGCGAGGGCTGTGGGCTCAGATGTTCATCCCATGGGATGAGAAGAACGAAGTGAGCCACTGAGTCCTGGCTGCTGTGTAGGTAGTCGTAGGTATCAGTGTAATAAGATGCTGAATTCAAATGAATCCACAAACAAGTACCTGTCCAAGCTACAAAACAATCCTTAGGGCCTGTAGGAATGTAGGGTCTTTCCTGTGGAGGTCCCAAAGCCACAAAAGCTTCAGAGTACCataagaaaaaagcaggagaaaagagtGTCCTGCCAGTTCCTTGGGCCCTggctctggcaggagctgctgggtggAACTGGCAGTGCCCTGCCCGTGTCGGGCAGGAACCGCGGTGCTCAACAGCAGTCCAGCCTGCGGGGCAATTCCTGCCTCGTTGGGCCTGATGGCTGGATTAATACAGAGCGTGTGAGGAGGATGTGCCTGCCAAGTGTCCCatgtgctgtattttcttttcctctgatcCCTCTCTGATGCTTCATGATCTTAAGTAAATGCTGGTCTTGTTTGCTATGTGTGGCACAAGCTCGGAAATGGTCTGCCTCGCAGGAGGCACTGCGGAGGAGTGCAGCCTCAAGGTTTTTGGTCTTCCGTCCCTTCCTGTTGCCTGCAGGGACATCGTGCTGGCATCACACCTGAAGCCTCTagagaaaaaggacaaaatgggGAACAAGAGAAACGTGCTGTGGAACCCTTGTGCAGGCCACACGAAGGGCCAGCAAGCCGGTGACATGGAGATACCCCAGGTAAGGGAGACGCTTTCCGGGACTTTGTCCACATCTAAAAATTACTCCAAAATAATTTGAGTATTAGTTTAAAGCACAAGAattattcagaattatttctgcatgtgAACAAGCCCTCAAAATCCCCAGGAACACTGGAGTTAGATAACTGCAGGGCTCAGTCTTGGCCCCTGTTGTGGCTGGTAAGGGCGTGCACCAGCTGCTTCAAGGAAAGGCTGCTTCAACCCTGTGGGAATCTAGGACCAGCTGCACAGCGTCGGACCAGAGCTCCCAATACCCTGCCTCTGCCGGTGGCCAGTAAAAGATTCTTGGGGAAGAGTGCCCTCCCTTGACCGCACTCCTCCAGCTGGCTGCAGTTTAGAGCCCGAGAGCCAGGCTGTGCATCTGGATCATCACGTTTAATAGATGCAGATAACGCATCTTCTGTGAATGCAGCCATTCTTTTTCACCCCACGGTTTAATTATGCATGATACAGAAAAGTGCTATTTTGTTCTAAACCTGCTGTCTGATGAGTTCATTGGGTGCTCCCCTTAGTTCTTCGGTTGTGGGAAACGGTGACAAAACCTTTTATATCCAGGCCATTTGTGATTTGACTGATGTCTTTCCTGCCCCTTCAGCGGACTTTTTCCAAGCTGGAGAGTCCTGGTTAGTTGAATGTCTTCTGGTATGGAAGGCGTTTTATACTTCCATTGcctttgtttcccttctcttctctggtgCTGGGTTATCTCTTATGCATAAGAGGAGCCCAACTGCAGTCAGCATCCAAGGCTCAGGCACCCACTGGATTAACAGAGATATAAAacaataattctgttttattttcagttgctttccTATTAGCTCCCAATATTGGCTTTGCCATTTGACTGCTGCTGAGAATGAGCTGATGTCTTCAAAAGAATATCTGTGGTGACTCCTGCTAGCCCAGTGACACGATGACAGGAGACTCACCTGCTTGATGGGAGCTACAGTGGAGTCTGTCACTGGACGTTTCCCTAGCCAGAGATGTTTTGCATGGATGTTTCTTACAAGCATTGCATGAATTTTTGACAGTGAATTTCATTTGCCTGTTTATTATGACATCCTTTTGCAGCTCTTCTAGGCAGCTTTGTATTTGCTTGGAGTGAGCAGAGATCTCCCCAGAGCAAACTCTGTTCCTAATCCCATTAGTGCTTGGGCTCAGATCTCCAGGGCTTCTGCATTTTGTGTTTAGACACAGCCTGATGTGCTGGCCTTGTCTCACTTTGTATCTAAAAAGCCTAAACATTTTAATCCTTCTCAGTCTGTGCGTCAGTTAAGTCAGCAGTGATGAGTTCAGCAGTTCAATTACATATTGTATAAAACAGGATTTCCTTTTATCTGAGATGCCACATTGAGCTTGGCGCTCTCTTCTAGTCCGAGGCTTGTATGAATGCAGTATGTTACAAGACAGTATGTTAGAGTCATCAGTGTATTTTGTGGGTTTTATGCCCCTTATCTTTTATCTGCTCACCTGCTTGATTTGCCTCTTGATGCTTGAGATGGAGACAGGCTTTTGCTGAACTACCGCAGTTCCAGGAGAGTGTTAGTGTGTTTGGTTCTGGTTAGGGCTTGGATTACTCCACTGATGGTCTGTGTTCATCTATGCTGTGTTTCAGGTCTCaccttcttcctttattttcctcttaagtcctctgttttcttttgggcTTGATGAACCTgctatttcttcatctttctgcaTGTTTTGATACCTCACAAGCTTTACGGAGCCCTTTGTGCTATCAAAGCCTGTATTAAAAGCATCTGTCAGACACACCCACAGACTGATGAGGGGGGAATAAAAATCGTCAAGtgggaacaaaaagaaaacttgacaattattttttccttcaggagcTGGATCAACTGCCTGGAACCTCTGCCGAATTTTACCGAGATTGGCGCAGAtacttaaaaagcagaaaagaaaaataccagcttTTGCTTAAGCTCGAAGGGAAGGCCTTGGGCAGAATCTTTCAGGCTGACTTGGGTTTTGGCCTCCTGGGTGAATTccttgctgtgctggcagagaaCATCTGTCACAAAGACAGAGATGCTGTCCTTCAGATCTTACAGAGCCTTTCTGGCACCAAGCGCTTTGGGTTAAACGTGGATCTTCTGAGTGAGTCAGAGAAGGAGAGCACCAGGGATTTGTTTAGGAAGCTGCAGAGCATGAGCAGGGATTATTGGACCCTGGCCACCTTAGTGGCCCAGccagctgcaaagcagagaggaaatccACCTCACAGACACCAGCTTGCAAAACGAAGCCGAGGAAAGGATAATGATGGAGCTGATGAAATGTTACCAAGTCAGCtgaaggagcagaagcagcagggtCATGCAGAAGCAGAGTGGAAAAGAGCCTTACGGCTTGGCTTTGGCATCAGATACTGTGTGAGACAGTTAAGAATAACTCAGATACTTCTGGAGCATTGCTGTACATTTCCCTGTACCTGGGAGCCACCCAGAGCAATAGTTCTGCCAAATAAAAGTTAGTTACAGAAAGGACTCTGTGTACGTTGTGATCTCTGGGGCAGAGTGTCCTCACAGGACAATTCTGTGAGAATCTCTTAGATGGGGAGAAcaaacatgagaaagaaaaattaggcAGGCATTTATGAAGGAGAGGCCAAAATGCaagtatttccttcctttttccatctctgtCCATTGTCACTCAGGATTAAGAAATGTAATCAGTGGCACTTCACGCTTAACCATGCAGCCGCTGAATTAGGGTGATGGGAGTGAAATACTCTGCGAGGTGATATATCTGGGGCTGATCCAACATCTATTTTAGTAGGCCATGGGGTAAATCTCTGAGATATTGCCCTATGATCTGGACACTATATGGTTTGCCTAAAATCTACatagatttaaatttaaaaggacTGACAAACATCAGTTCCAACAAGGAGACTCTCCCAGTGCTGCCAAATATTCTGTCCAAATGACTGGCCTTTCTTGTGGAGGCTGCAGGCTTCAGGAAGACTCTCATATTGTACAGCTCAGCACCCTACCCACCAAGTTCACTTTCATTTCTGGTCTGGGAAGATCCTCAAGCTTCTCCCAAGTGTGCTGAGGAGCCCAGTGCATGTTACACTGCTCAGACTGCCTTGAATTCAGCTCAGAAACAACTACCAGGtccattttgtttgaaaacccAGGTAGAGGAGAAAAAGGTAGAGTCATCCCTG
The sequence above is drawn from the Cygnus olor isolate bCygOlo1 chromosome 25, bCygOlo1.pri.v2, whole genome shotgun sequence genome and encodes:
- the CCDC103 gene encoding coiled-coil domain-containing protein 103, with amino-acid sequence MEADGALDLGALHEELQAALAADEKHARENSAKFRAVRQRVASYEEFRDIVLASHLKPLEKKDKMGNKRNVLWNPCAGHTKGQQAGDMEIPQELDQLPGTSAEFYRDWRRYLKSRKEKYQLLLKLEGKALGRIFQADLGFGLLGEFLAVLAENICHKDRDAVLQILQSLSGTKRFGLNVDLLSESEKESTRDLFRKLQSMSRDYWTLATLVAQPAAKQRGNPPHRHQLAKRSRGKDNDGADEMLPSQLKEQKQQGHAEAEWKRALRLGFGIRYCVRQLRITQILLEHCCTFPCTWEPPRAIVLPNKS